The following DNA comes from Pantanalinema sp..
GTTGAGGTAGGCGTTCGCCGCATCGAACGCCGCCGCCTGGCGCGCGTTGCGGATGTTCTCGGCGGCGAGCTCCTGGCCGACCCGGGCCGCCTTTTCGCCGACGCCGCTGCGACCGCCGTCGTAGAGCACCTGGCTGACCGTCAGCGTCTCGTGCAGGGCGTTGGGGGACAACCCCGGCAGGTACAGCTCGAGGGCGCCCTTGAGGGTCGGGTTCACGATCCCCAGATGCATCGGGGTGAGCGCCACCGAGACGGTGGGCGCGTTCTGGGCCCGGATCTCTTGCAGGCGAGCCTGAGCCCCCGCGGCCTTGGCCTCGGCGCCCTGGATCGCCTCGCTGGTTGCGATCGCGCGCTGCATGGCCTCTTCGAGCATCAAAGGAGCAGCCGGACTTGCGGCCCAGGCGTTCGGCGCCGCGACGGCGAGCGCGAGCAAAGCCAGAGCGGCGCCGTGTGCGTACCGCTTAGAGGCGCTCATCGCACCACCTCCTGCGGACGCGACGTGAGCCCGAGGGTGATCACGTCCGAATCGAGCGCGAAGCCGCTCGCGCGCCACAGGTCGTGCCGGTACGCCGCCTCGACGCGGATCCCGGGCGTCGGCGAGAAGCCGAGCGAGAGGCCGGGCTTGAGGCCCCAGGTGCCCGTCAGGTCGTAGGGAGCCCCGGTCATGGTCACCGCCGCGACCGGGTACCAGGCCACGTCGGCCGAGAGCACCAGGCGCGGGTGGGGGGCCCACTCGGCGGCGACCCCGACGCCCGGCGCGAGCCAGGTCTGGTTGAAGTCGAGCGCCGTGCCCGTGTAGCGCGAGCCGGTGTTGTTGGCCTGGAGGCTGCGGTAGTCCAGCGCGAGGTACGGCGCCCACGCCGCGGCCCCCGCGACGCTCCAGACGCGCCCCAGGCTCAGGCTCGTCTCGAAGGACTCGGGGCTTGCGACCGTCGCGTCGGGCGAAAGGGGCGAGAAGCCGTCGGCGAGGCGAAGGTTGGCGCGATCGCGATCGCCGTCGAGGCGCCAAAGCCACTGGTCCCAGCGCCCTTGCCAGCGCAGGCCGAGACCGTTGTCGATCGCCCCCGCGACGCCGTTGCCGCTCTCGGCCGCGTTGAGGGTGCGGTACTGGTAGCGCAGCCCGAAGGAGTTCCCGAGCAGGTCGGCGCCTTGCGGCTGCTCATCGGCCGCGAGCGCGGGCGAAGCCACGAGCGCCGTCGTGACGGCGGTGAGGACGAAGAGGGCTCGCAGGCCCCGCGTGCGAATCAGTGCCATGGGTGATTCTCCTTAAATGCTGGCGGTCGCGGGGCCGATGACGGTCGGGGTCGTCTTGACGACGGTGACCGAGAGGTAGCGGCTGCCGGCGCTGCTCTGGATCAGCATCACGGCGCGGCCGGCGGGGTCCGTCACGGGCGGCAAGGTCAGCTGGGGCAGCGTCGCCACCCAGGTGCCGCCCTTTCCGAGCGTCAAGGGCGCGGGCTTGCCGCTCAGCACCAGGGCGGGCGCCTGGCCTGCCAGGATGTCGGCAGGCAGGGTGCCGGGGTTGAAGACGTACGAGATGGTGTTGGTCGAACCGACCGCCGTCACCACCTGGGTCGCGGCGATCGCGCCGCTCGGCGTGCCCTCCTTGGGGGTGACGACGAGCTGGGCGAAGGAGTCGCAGCCCGAAAGAAGCGCGGCCACTGCGAGGGCCGCCGCCAGGTGCTTCGTAGCCATTGGAATGGGTCCTTTCTAAATCGATGCCTTCGCGTGTTCGAGGCTCGCCGCCGGCCTAGGGGCCCTCGCCACGGCGCGCTCGCGCAAGAGGGCGACAGCCACCAGCGAGACGAGGGTCATGGCGAAGAGGGCGGCGAAGTCCGTGCCGAGCGATCCGAGGCCGTGCCCCTTCGAGACGACCTCCCGGAAGGCGTGGAGGTAGTAGGTCAGGGGCAACAGCTGGGAAGCTGCGGCCAGAGGCTGGGGCATGGCCATCTGGGGCCAGGTGAAGCCCGAGAGCATGAAGGAGGGCACGGCGATCAGCATCGCCACCTGGGTCGCCATCAGCTGGGTCCTGAAGGCGAAGGAGACGAAGAAGCCAAGCGAGGCGACCGCCAGGTCGAAGACGGCGCTCACGAGCACCACCGGCCACAGGGCCCCGTGGACGGGCAGGCCGAAGCCGAAGACGGCGACCGCGATGCAGATGACCGTCATCGTCATGGTGACGAGCCAGTAGGGCAGGGTCTTTCCGAGCCACAGCGGCAGCAGAGGGGTCGAAGCGAGCGTCTCGCTCCAGGTGCCCGCCTCCTTCTCGCGGGTCGCGCCGAGGGCGACGCCCAGGAGCAGCACCTGTTGCAGGGCCGCTCCCACCAGCCCCAGCACCATGAAGTCGGCGTAGGAGAAGGTCGGGTTGAAGAGGACCCGGTAGCGGTAGTCGATCCCGGTGAAGGTGCGCTCGCCGACGGTGCCCCACTGGCCGCGCGCGGCCAGCTTCTTGAGGGTGACTCCCGCCGAGATGGTCTTGATGTCGGTGTTGGCGGCGCGCACGGCCGAGTTCGAGACCATGAGGTTGGAGCCGTCGACCAGGGTGAGGACCGCCGCCTCGCGGCCGAGCTTCACGTCTCGCTCCAGGTCGCTCGGAATGACCACCGCGACCGAGGCCCGGGAGGAATCGAGCTCGGCCATGGCCTGACCCTCGCTCTCGAGGTGAGCCGTCACGCGGAAGGTCTGGTCCCGGTCGAGCGCGCGGACAAGCTCGCGGCTCAGGGCGCTACGGTCCTGGTCGACGACCGCCAGGGGGAGCTCCGTGACGCGCTGGGCGCTGTAGAGCCAGCCGAACATCGCGCAGTAGAGGACCGGCACCAGCAGCATGACGTTGCGGATCGTCGGGTCCGTGAAGATCGTGCGCCACTCGCGCGAGAAGACCCGGGAGAAGGCGCTCATGACACCTTCTCCTTGCCAGGCTGCCACTCGACGGTGTAGCCGGGCAGCAGCTCGGCGGCGTCCACGCGCAGCTTGACGCTGAAGGCCCGCACGTCGCGATCGCCCAGCTCGCGGGTCGCCTTGCGCACGGCGAAGTCGGCCGAGGGCGAGACGGAAAGGACCCGGGCCTCGACGCGCCGGTCCATCGCCGGCACGTAGAGCTCCTGCCGCTCGCCCGTGCGGATGCCCGAGAGACGGTTCTCGTCCACGTAGAATTTCACGTAGCGCTGCTTGACGTCCTCGACCGTCATCACCAGCCCGCCCTGCGGCACCAGCTCTCCGGGGCTGATCGCCACGCTCTTGACCACGCCGGCCACCGGCGCGTACAGGTGGGTGTTGCGAAGGGCCGCCTGCGCCTCGTCCACGAGGCCCTTGGCCTGCTTCATCCCGGCCTCGGCGGCCGCCACGTCGAGCGCCTTGATCGAGACCTGGCCGCGGTTCGCCCTGGCCTGGTCGTAGGCGGCCGACGCCTGGGAGACCTGGGCCCGCGAGGCCGAGATCTGCTCGCGGCGGGCGCCCTTGCGGGCCATGCGCAGCTGCTCCTCGGTCGCCTCGCGCTCGGCTTTCAGCTTGTCGTACTGGGCGAGGGCCTCGTCGTGCTTCGCCTTGGCCACGCCTCCGGCCTGGAAGAGCTCCTTGAGGCCCTCGTAGGCGAAGCGCGCCGCGTTCTCACCGGTCTTGCAGGCCCTGAGCTTGGCTTCGAGCTGCGCGACCTCTTCGGGCCGCGCCCCGTTGCGCATGGCATCGAGCTGCGCGCTGGCGGCCTGGATGCCGGCCTGCGCCTGGTGGACCTGGGCGCTGCTGGCGTCGTCCATCAAGGAGACCCCCTGGCGGGCCTGCTCGGCGCGGACCTTGGCCAGGGCGTAAGCCCCCTCGGCCTGCTCGACCTTGGCCTGGACCTCCTCGGAGGTCAGGCGCGCCACCTCCTGACCGGCCTCGAGGGGATCACCCTCGCGGAAGTTCACGGCGGCGACGCGGCCGGGCAGCTTGAAGGCCAGATCGACCTCCATGCCCTCGACGACCCCCGTGAGCGCCGGGCCGCCGGCGCCGTGGGACTGGCTCGCGCCGGCGAAGCCGAGCGCCACGCTGAAGGCCAGGGCGACTCCCGAAAAGGCGATGACCCCGCGCCGGGTGCGGCCGCCGGAAGGCCTCGCGAGCGCCGCTTGATTTTCGATTTCCGTCTCTTGTTCCATCGTCGTTTCCTCCCCCATGCGGGCGCTAGCCAAGTGCCTTGTGCGCCATGTGCAGCAGCGTGGTCCTCGTCGGCTCGGCATCGACCGTCTCGGCGCGGTAATGCTTGCGCAGGACAACCATCCCGATCATTCCGAAGGTGGCCGAGGCGACCGTCGCGATGTCCAGGTCCGACGCGATCGCCCCCTGCTCCTGCAAGCCGGCCAGCGTCTTCTCGAAGAAGGCGAAGAAGTCCGCCAGGTGGCTCAAGGCCTCCACCGAACGGGTCAGGTGGGTCGAAGCGGCGGCGAGCAGCACCAGGCAGAAATCCCGGTTGCTCCCCAGGAAGCTGAACAGCGCGTCGTGCACGGCCTCGAGTCGCCCCTGGGCCGAGAGGCCCTCGCGAGCGACGGCCTGCTCGATCGCGATCGTCAGGTCCCGCAGGCCCTCCGAGAGGACGAAGCCGTAAAGGGCCTCCTTGTTCTTGAAGTGGTAGTAGAGCGTGCCCTTGGCGACGCCGGCCGCCTCTGCGATCTCGTCCAGGGTCGTCTCGTCGTAGCCCCGCTTGGCGAACATCGCGAGCGCTCCGCCGCGAATCTTTTCCTTGGTCATGACGGCCTCTCTTTGAACTGACTGGTCAGTACAAAGCACCATAAATCTAACTGAGCTAGACTGTCAAGTCGCCTTCACGGAACGTAACACCCGATCCCCATGGGGTGTTACGTGAGCAAGGTTCTTCCGCAATTCACCGATGATCCGAGAAGTCAGGTATCTTTTCGAGGTGAAGCCATGCTCAGTTCGATCCAAGGACCAAGCCCGCAGGTCAGGGTGAGCCCCGCGCCGAGGCAGCTCCCGGCACCCGTTGCCGCCCCCGGAATGGCGCCCGACTCGCTTTCATTGTCGAAGCCGGCGGCCAACGCGGCTCGTCCGACGCAACCCGCGCACAACGGGGGTTGGGACGATCTGACGAACCTCGTCCCGGTCATGGTCTTCTCGCCGATTGCGAGCGTGGCCGCGGCGGGCATCGGCTTCCTGGTGGCAGGCCCGGTGGGGGCCGCGGTCGGCGCGATCGCCGGTGGCTCGACCCTGGGCGGCCTGCTTGGCCTCAAGAACCTGATCCACCATGTCGCACATCGCGCGAAGGGTGAAGAGACGGACGACGACTTCAACCTCAAGCTCGCGGGCAAGCTGCTCGTCACCCCTGGCACGACCCTGCTGGGCGCCGGTGCCGGCTTCATGGTGGGCGGGCCCATCGGGGCGGCCGTCGGCGCGATGATCGGCGCGACCGGCCTGATGCTCGTCGGAATGGTGAAGGGGGCCTTCAAGAAACTGACCGCCTGAAGATGCCCGAAGCGCCGAAGGAGCCTGCCGGTTGCATTCCGGCAGGCTCCTTCGGCACTTCGGGGACTAATTGTCGGCGGCTTACTCGCGCTCCCAGCCAAGGCCGCGAAGCTGCTCCAGCAGCTCCTCGACGGTCTCCTGCTTCAGGTCTTCGCGCTTGAGGCCGAGCAGCTCCAGCTGTTGCCGCAGGTCGATGTTTGAAACGAAGGCGCGCCGGTCGATCGCCCAGGCCAGATCCTTCAGCTCCGTGTGGTACGTCCCTTCCATGAGCTTCAAGCCCACGTACGGCACGAACGGTAGCTCGATCATCTTCTGAAGGCAGATCGTCCCCGGGTGTCCCACG
Coding sequences within:
- a CDS encoding TetR/AcrR family transcriptional regulator, with the translated sequence MTKEKIRGGALAMFAKRGYDETTLDEIAEAAGVAKGTLYYHFKNKEALYGFVLSEGLRDLTIAIEQAVAREGLSAQGRLEAVHDALFSFLGSNRDFCLVLLAAASTHLTRSVEALSHLADFFAFFEKTLAGLQEQGAIASDLDIATVASATFGMIGMVVLRKHYRAETVDAEPTRTTLLHMAHKALG
- a CDS encoding HlyD family efflux transporter periplasmic adaptor subunit; its protein translation is MEQETEIENQAALARPSGGRTRRGVIAFSGVALAFSVALGFAGASQSHGAGGPALTGVVEGMEVDLAFKLPGRVAAVNFREGDPLEAGQEVARLTSEEVQAKVEQAEGAYALAKVRAEQARQGVSLMDDASSAQVHQAQAGIQAASAQLDAMRNGARPEEVAQLEAKLRACKTGENAARFAYEGLKELFQAGGVAKAKHDEALAQYDKLKAEREATEEQLRMARKGARREQISASRAQVSQASAAYDQARANRGQVSIKALDVAAAEAGMKQAKGLVDEAQAALRNTHLYAPVAGVVKSVAISPGELVPQGGLVMTVEDVKQRYVKFYVDENRLSGIRTGERQELYVPAMDRRVEARVLSVSPSADFAVRKATRELGDRDVRAFSVKLRVDAAELLPGYTVEWQPGKEKVS
- a CDS encoding ABC transporter permease; this translates as MSAFSRVFSREWRTIFTDPTIRNVMLLVPVLYCAMFGWLYSAQRVTELPLAVVDQDRSALSRELVRALDRDQTFRVTAHLESEGQAMAELDSSRASVAVVIPSDLERDVKLGREAAVLTLVDGSNLMVSNSAVRAANTDIKTISAGVTLKKLAARGQWGTVGERTFTGIDYRYRVLFNPTFSYADFMVLGLVGAALQQVLLLGVALGATREKEAGTWSETLASTPLLPLWLGKTLPYWLVTMTMTVICIAVAVFGFGLPVHGALWPVVLVSAVFDLAVASLGFFVSFAFRTQLMATQVAMLIAVPSFMLSGFTWPQMAMPQPLAAASQLLPLTYYLHAFREVVSKGHGLGSLGTDFAALFAMTLVSLVAVALLRERAVARAPRPAASLEHAKASI